The DNA region AATCGTCATCGCCTTGGCATGCTGGTTGAGACGATGGAGGGCATCGGCATACAGAACCATTTCACCCGCGTTCAGCACGGCACCGGTCTTCGTCACCTCGTCATACGCCACAATGGCCTCGTCCAATCGCTTGGCCAGCGCTAGAGCGTTGGCGATTTTGAGCACCACCAACGGCCGCCGTTCGTCCTTGGGGTGATGCTGCAACCATTGCCGTCCGAGCTTGACGAGGGCCAGGTGGTTCCCCTCCTGACCCAACGCGGCCAGCAATCCCAGCAGAGACTCGGCGCCGAACCGTCCGATCGGATATTGCAACCGGTACCGCTCAAACACTGCGCGTGCCGCTTGCGGGTCTCTCTGGTCCAAATAACTTTCCCCCAGGCCCAGCAAGGCCGCCTCCTGAAGCTTTTCGGCGGCGGGGTCACGAATGACCGACTGATAAATCCGTGCGGCTTCGACGGGAAAGCCGGCCCGTCGATGGGCGTCGGCGATCCGGACGATCAGTTCGCTTCCCGCATAGAGTCGATCCGCGAACGGTCCGTGCTGGTGGTACATGGTCAAGAGTTCAAAGTCGTCGCCCTCTCTGATCGCCCGTTCCAACCGCGGCTGCAAATGTGCCACCAGACGCGCGCCGCTCTTTTCCGGCCAAGGATCACCCTCGATTTTTCCCGCTCGCTCCACCACCTTCTGGTAAATCGCGATCGCCTCGGCCTGCTTGCCCGCGCGCTCCTGCGCCTCACCGAGGTGAAACATCGCTTCGCTGCCGACGGTCGTGTCCTCGTATTCCTTTCCCATCGTCTCAAAGACTTCGTGCTGGCTCATTGTCTCGCCGGGATGCAGCGGAACATCCGAGATGAGCGCAGTCACGGTTTGCCGAAGGTTCACGGCGCCGTCGTCCGGCTCGGTGCGCGCGTCAACATCCGCGTAACGAATCCGCGCCATGCCGGAGACCGGCGTGCCTTGATACTGGCGTGTCGCCGCGGCATAGAAGAATCTGGCGGAGTTCCATTGGCCCGCATCGCGGAAGGTATCGCCCAAGTGAATCAGGACGAATGGGGCTTCTTGTTTGTGAGGAAAGACGTTGTAGAACAACAACAACTGTTGCCGGGCGACCGGCAGACGTTTGAATTCCGTGGCGGTATCCGCGTATCTGAGGAGGGCGTAGGGATCTTTACGGAAGATGCTGGGCCAACGCTTCGACGTCGCTTCAAAGAGTTCATCCGCATCCTTCATGCGCCCTTCTCGATATACCGCATGAGCCTGTGCCAGCATGGCGGCTGCCACCAGAACAGGGTCGGTCGTATGACGTCGGACCATCTCGAACGTCTGACCGGCCTCTCGCCACTTCGTCAAGCCGAGAAAGGCGTACCCCATCCCGAGAAGGGCCCGATTGGCATCGTAGGAATCGACGTCCGAATGTCCCAACGTCCGTTGATAGGCGACCTGTGCCTCCTGATACCAGCCTTGCTCCCGGTAGAGGTCGCCGATTCTCCATCCCGCGCGTCTGGCGTTGGTGGAC from Nitrospiraceae bacterium includes:
- a CDS encoding tetratricopeptide repeat protein; its protein translation is MQKSQVSTLLAVGALLVGLGCLLTIADSTLGAGRDVEVRTIPESLPEPSELLHAQLPDGGPRFERLTLSKDWEQFDHGAAAFSKGDVLDARLTFLAFAKENPDHPLIAAAQAFLAESQLKLQGTEGSRSEVIERYRALLRDDPKSTNARRAGWRIGDLYREQGWYQEAQVAYQRTLGHSDVDSYDANRALLGMGYAFLGLTKWREAGQTFEMVRRHTTDPVLVAAAMLAQAHAVYREGRMKDADELFEATSKRWPSIFRKDPYALLRYADTATEFKRLPVARQQLLLFYNVFPHKQEAPFVLIHLGDTFRDAGQWNSARFFYAAATRQYQGTPVSGMARIRYADVDARTEPDDGAVNLRQTVTALISDVPLHPGETMSQHEVFETMGKEYEDTTVGSEAMFHLGEAQERAGKQAEAIAIYQKVVERAGKIEGDPWPEKSGARLVAHLQPRLERAIREGDDFELLTMYHQHGPFADRLYAGSELIVRIADAHRRAGFPVEAARIYQSVIRDPAAEKLQEAALLGLGESYLDQRDPQAARAVFERYRLQYPIGRFGAESLLGLLAALGQEGNHLALVKLGRQWLQHHPKDERRPLVVLKIANALALAKRLDEAIVAYDEVTKTGAVLNAGEMVLYADALHRLNQHAKAMTIYQKALGVSPTADQTVWIRFQIVRLAKEAKQPELARAGLQELKENDDILVQRIAAVLAADTSSPAKAEGGRP